A part of Thermus thermamylovorans genomic DNA contains:
- a CDS encoding type II toxin-antitoxin system HicB family antitoxin has product MTYTALVYEDPETPGTWIAEFPAIPEAHSFGQSPEEALAHAKEALELVLAHLRETGRPWPPDVRAVGVRVDAA; this is encoded by the coding sequence ATGACCTACACCGCCCTGGTGTATGAGGACCCCGAAACCCCGGGCACCTGGATCGCGGAGTTCCCCGCCATCCCCGAGGCCCACTCCTTCGGGCAAAGCCCTGAGGAAGCCCTGGCCCATGCCAAAGAAGCTTTAGAACTTGTCCTCGCCCATCTGCGGGAAACCGGCCGTCCCTGGCCTCCGGACGTCCGGGCCGTGGGGGTGAGGGTGGATGCCGCCTAG
- a CDS encoding homoaconitate hydratase (catalyzes the formation of homoisocitrate from cis-homoaconitate), with amino-acid sequence MPRVWKFGDHINTDDILPGKYAPFMVGEDRFHTFAFAHLRPGFAQEVKPGDILVFGRNAGLGSSREYAPEALKRLGIRAVIAKSYARIFFRNLVNLGIVPFESEEVVDALEEGDEVELDVETGVLRRGEERFLLRPPPPFLLEALKEGSLLDYYKKHGRFPGE; translated from the coding sequence ATGCCTAGGGTCTGGAAGTTTGGCGACCATATCAACACCGACGACATCCTTCCCGGCAAGTACGCTCCTTTCATGGTGGGGGAGGACCGGTTCCACACCTTCGCCTTCGCCCACCTGCGGCCTGGGTTCGCCCAGGAGGTGAAGCCCGGGGACATCCTGGTCTTCGGAAGGAACGCGGGGCTTGGCAGTAGCCGGGAGTACGCCCCCGAGGCCCTGAAGCGCCTGGGCATCCGGGCGGTCATCGCCAAGAGCTACGCCCGCATCTTTTTCCGCAACCTGGTGAACCTGGGGATCGTGCCCTTTGAGTCGGAGGAGGTGGTGGATGCGCTAGAGGAGGGCGACGAGGTGGAGCTGGACGTGGAAACGGGGGTGCTGCGCAGGGGGGAGGAGCGCTTCCTCCTTCGCCCCCCACCCCCCTTCCTCCTGGAGGCGCTGAAGGAGGGTTCCCTCCTGGACTACTACAAAAAGCACGGGCGCTTCCCGGGGGAGTAG
- the lysX gene encoding lysine biosynthesis protein LysX: MLAILYDRIRPDERMLFERAEALGIPYKKIYAPALPMVLGERPEELAGVTVALERCVSQTRGLAVARYLTALGIPVVNRPEVIEACGDKWATSVALERAGLPQPKTALLTDAEEALRLMEEWGYPVVLKPVIGSWGRLLAKITDREAAEAILEHKEVLGGFQHQLLYLQEYVKKPGRDIRVFVVGDRAIAAIYRRSLHWITNTARGGQAENCPVTPEIAELSVRAAQAVGGGVVAIDLFESERGLLVNEVNHTMEFKNSVHTTGVDIPGEILRYAWEVARG, translated from the coding sequence ATGCTGGCCATCCTTTACGACCGCATCCGCCCCGACGAGAGGATGCTCTTCGAAAGGGCCGAGGCCCTGGGCATCCCCTACAAGAAGATCTACGCCCCCGCCCTCCCCATGGTCCTGGGGGAGAGGCCCGAGGAGCTAGCGGGGGTCACGGTGGCCCTGGAGCGCTGCGTGAGCCAGACCCGGGGCCTGGCGGTGGCCCGCTACCTCACCGCCTTGGGCATCCCCGTGGTGAACCGGCCCGAGGTCATCGAGGCTTGCGGGGACAAGTGGGCCACCAGCGTGGCCCTGGAGCGGGCCGGGCTTCCCCAGCCCAAGACCGCCCTCCTCACCGATGCGGAGGAGGCCCTGAGGCTCATGGAGGAATGGGGCTACCCTGTGGTCCTGAAGCCGGTGATCGGGAGCTGGGGGAGGCTTCTCGCCAAGATCACCGACCGGGAGGCGGCGGAGGCTATCCTGGAGCACAAGGAGGTCCTGGGGGGCTTCCAGCACCAGCTTCTCTACCTCCAGGAATACGTGAAGAAGCCCGGGCGGGACATAAGGGTCTTCGTGGTGGGGGACAGGGCCATCGCCGCCATCTACCGCAGGAGCCTGCACTGGATCACCAACACCGCCCGGGGGGGGCAGGCGGAAAACTGCCCCGTGACCCCGGAGATCGCCGAGCTTTCCGTGCGGGCGGCCCAGGCGGTGGGGGGTGGGGTGGTGGCCATCGACCTCTTCGAGTCCGAGCGGGGCCTTTTGGTGAACGAGGTGAACCACACCATGGAGTTCAAGAACTCCGTGCACACCACGGGGGTGGACATCCCCGGGGAGATCCTGCGCTACGCCTGGGAGGTGGCCCGTGGATAG
- the lysS gene encoding homocitrate synthase, with the protein MREWKIIDSTLREGEQFERANFSTQDKIEIAKALDAFGVEYIEVTTPMASPQSRKDAEVLASLGLRAKVVTHIQTRLDAAQVALETGVQGIDLLFGTSKYLRAAHGRDIPRIIEEAREVIQFIREKAPHVEVRFSAEDTFRSEEHDLLEIYGAIAPYVDRVGLADTVGIATPRQVYALVREVRRVVGPHVDIEFHGHNDTGCAIANAFEAIEAGATHVDTSVLGIGERNGITPLGGFLARMYTLQPEYLRSKYRLEMLPELDRMVAKMVGIEIPFNNYITGETAFSHKAGMHLKAIYLNPESYEPYPPEVFGVGRKLIIASKLTGRHAIRARAEELGLHYGEEELHRITQHIKALADRGQLTLEELDRILREWITA; encoded by the coding sequence ATGCGGGAATGGAAGATCATCGATTCCACCTTAAGGGAAGGGGAGCAGTTCGAGCGGGCCAACTTTTCCACCCAGGACAAGATCGAGATCGCCAAGGCCCTGGACGCTTTCGGCGTGGAGTACATCGAGGTGACCACCCCCATGGCCTCCCCCCAGTCCCGCAAGGACGCGGAGGTGCTGGCCTCCTTGGGCCTCAGGGCCAAGGTGGTGACCCACATCCAGACCCGCCTGGACGCGGCCCAGGTGGCCCTGGAGACCGGGGTCCAGGGCATCGACCTCCTCTTCGGCACCAGCAAGTACCTCAGGGCGGCCCATGGGCGGGACATCCCCCGGATCATCGAGGAGGCCCGGGAGGTCATCCAGTTTATCCGCGAGAAGGCCCCCCACGTGGAGGTGCGCTTCTCCGCCGAGGACACCTTCCGCTCCGAAGAGCACGACCTCCTGGAGATTTACGGGGCCATCGCCCCGTATGTGGACCGGGTGGGCCTGGCGGACACCGTGGGCATCGCCACTCCCAGGCAGGTCTACGCCCTGGTGCGGGAGGTAAGGCGGGTAGTGGGGCCCCATGTGGACATCGAGTTCCACGGCCACAACGACACGGGCTGCGCCATCGCCAACGCCTTTGAGGCCATCGAGGCGGGGGCCACCCACGTGGACACCAGCGTCCTGGGGATCGGGGAGCGAAACGGGATCACCCCTTTGGGGGGCTTCCTGGCCCGCATGTACACCCTGCAGCCCGAGTACCTGCGCAGCAAGTACCGCTTGGAGATGCTCCCCGAGCTGGACCGGATGGTGGCCAAGATGGTAGGGATCGAGATTCCCTTCAACAACTACATCACCGGGGAGACGGCCTTCAGCCACAAGGCGGGGATGCACCTCAAGGCCATCTACCTCAACCCCGAGTCCTACGAGCCCTACCCCCCGGAGGTCTTCGGGGTGGGGCGCAAGCTCATCATCGCCTCCAAGCTCACCGGGCGGCACGCCATAAGGGCGCGGGCGGAGGAGCTCGGCCTCCACTACGGGGAGGAGGAACTCCACCGCATCACCCAGCACATCAAGGCCTTGGCGGATAGAGGCCAGCTCACCCTCGAGGAGCTGGACCGGATCCTCAGGGAGTGGATCACGGCATGA
- the argC gene encoding N-acetyl-gamma-glutamyl-phosphate reductase: MDRKTLAIVGASGYAGGEFLRLVLSHPYLEVKQVTSRRFAGEPVTFVHPNLRGRTNLKFIPPERLEPADILVLALPHGVLAREFERYAQLAPILIDLSADFRLKDPGLYQKYYGEHPRPELLGRFVYALPELYRDRLREADWMAGAGCNATATILGLYPLLKGGVLKPGPVFVTLLISTSAAGAEPSPASHHPERAGSLRVYKPTGHRHTAEVVENLPGRPEVHLTAIATDRVRGILMTAQAFLLDGWSERDVWQAYREAYGGEPFIRIVKQKKGVHRYPDPRFVQGTNYADIGFELEEDTGRLVVMVAIDNLVKGTAGHALQALNLRMGWPETLGLEFSGLHP; this comes from the coding sequence GTGGATAGGAAGACCCTCGCCATCGTGGGGGCCTCCGGCTATGCGGGGGGAGAGTTTTTGCGCCTGGTCCTTTCCCACCCCTATTTGGAGGTGAAGCAGGTGACCTCGAGGCGCTTCGCCGGGGAACCCGTGACCTTCGTCCACCCCAACCTGCGGGGGAGAACGAACCTGAAGTTCATCCCCCCCGAGCGGTTGGAGCCCGCGGACATCCTGGTCTTGGCCCTGCCCCACGGGGTCTTGGCCCGGGAGTTTGAGCGCTACGCCCAGCTGGCCCCCATCCTCATCGACCTCTCCGCGGACTTCCGCCTGAAGGACCCGGGGCTTTACCAGAAGTACTACGGGGAGCACCCGAGGCCCGAGCTCCTGGGCCGCTTCGTCTACGCCCTGCCCGAGCTCTACCGGGACCGCCTGCGGGAAGCGGACTGGATGGCGGGGGCGGGGTGCAACGCCACCGCCACGATCCTGGGGCTCTATCCCCTCCTTAAAGGAGGGGTGCTGAAACCCGGTCCCGTCTTCGTCACCCTCCTCATCTCCACCTCGGCGGCGGGGGCCGAGCCCAGCCCGGCCAGCCACCACCCCGAGCGGGCGGGCTCCCTCCGGGTCTACAAGCCCACGGGCCACCGCCACACCGCCGAGGTGGTGGAAAACCTCCCCGGGAGGCCCGAGGTCCACCTCACCGCCATCGCCACCGACCGGGTGCGGGGCATCCTCATGACCGCCCAGGCCTTTCTCCTGGACGGCTGGAGCGAGCGGGACGTGTGGCAGGCCTACCGGGAGGCCTATGGGGGTGAGCCTTTCATCCGCATCGTCAAGCAGAAAAAGGGCGTGCACCGCTACCCCGACCCCCGCTTTGTCCAGGGCACCAACTACGCGGATATCGGCTTCGAGCTGGAGGAGGACACCGGGCGCCTGGTGGTCATGGTGGCCATCGACAACCTGGTGAAGGGCACCGCCGGGCATGCCCTCCAGGCCCTCAACCTCCGCATGGGCTGGCCGGAAACCCTAGGGCTGGAGTTTTCCGGGCTCCACCCTTGA
- a CDS encoding 3-isopropylmalate dehydratase large subunit, translating to MGLTLAEKILSHKAGREARAEELVVVEVDQVMVVDSIAGSFFRRLEYLEATPRYPERVSIVIDHVAPAANLEVAKAQKEIREWGHKHGIRVFDVGRGVCHQVLIEEGLAQPGWIVVGSDSHSTTYGAVGAFGTGMGATDIALAAASGRTWLRVPESVKVAFRGRLPQGVTAKDAALEMVRLLTAEGATYMAVEIHLTEGAEALGRGERMTLANLTVEAGAKAGLVVPSGEILDLYRVPEWLYPDPDARYVREVEIDLSRLTPRVSVPFYVDNVHEVAEVWGKRVDQVFIGTCTNGRLEDLRAAAEVLKGRKVAPGVRLLVIPASSQVLEEAARDGTLLTLLEAGATIGTPGCGPCMGRHMGVLAPGEVCVSTSNRNFRGRMGAPEAEIYLASPRVAAASAVAGYLTTPEELEGSHA from the coding sequence ATGGGCCTGACTTTGGCGGAAAAGATCCTCTCCCATAAGGCGGGCAGGGAGGCGCGGGCGGAGGAGCTCGTGGTGGTGGAGGTGGACCAGGTGATGGTGGTGGACTCCATCGCCGGGAGCTTCTTCCGGCGCCTGGAGTACCTGGAGGCCACCCCCCGCTACCCGGAAAGAGTTTCCATCGTCATCGACCACGTGGCCCCGGCGGCGAACCTGGAGGTGGCCAAGGCGCAGAAGGAGATCCGGGAGTGGGGGCATAAGCACGGCATCCGGGTCTTTGACGTGGGAAGAGGGGTCTGCCACCAGGTGCTCATCGAGGAGGGCCTGGCCCAGCCAGGCTGGATCGTGGTGGGCTCGGACTCCCACTCCACCACCTACGGAGCGGTGGGGGCCTTCGGCACGGGGATGGGGGCCACGGACATCGCCTTGGCGGCCGCATCGGGGCGCACCTGGCTGAGGGTGCCGGAAAGCGTCAAGGTGGCCTTCCGGGGGAGGCTTCCCCAAGGGGTCACCGCCAAGGACGCCGCCCTCGAGATGGTGCGCCTCCTCACCGCGGAAGGGGCCACCTACATGGCGGTGGAGATCCACCTTACCGAGGGGGCCGAGGCCCTGGGCCGGGGGGAGCGCATGACCCTGGCCAACCTCACGGTGGAGGCGGGGGCCAAGGCGGGGCTGGTGGTGCCCTCGGGGGAGATCCTGGACCTCTACCGGGTGCCCGAATGGCTCTACCCCGACCCCGACGCCCGGTACGTGCGGGAGGTGGAGATCGACCTCTCCCGCCTCACCCCCCGGGTTTCCGTGCCCTTTTACGTGGACAACGTCCACGAGGTGGCCGAGGTCTGGGGCAAGCGGGTGGACCAGGTCTTCATCGGCACCTGCACCAACGGGAGGCTCGAGGACCTGAGGGCCGCCGCCGAGGTGCTCAAGGGGCGGAAGGTGGCCCCGGGGGTGCGCCTCCTCGTCATCCCCGCAAGCTCCCAGGTGTTGGAGGAGGCCGCCCGGGACGGCACCCTCCTCACCCTCTTGGAGGCCGGGGCCACCATCGGCACCCCGGGGTGCGGCCCCTGCATGGGGCGGCACATGGGGGTCCTGGCTCCGGGGGAGGTGTGCGTGTCCACCAGTAACCGCAACTTCCGGGGGCGCATGGGGGCTCCCGAGGCCGAGATCTACCTGGCCAGCCCCCGGGTGGCCGCGGCCAGCGCGGTGGCGGGGTACCTCACCACCCCGGAGGAACTGGAGGGAAGCCATGCCTAG
- a CDS encoding CopG family transcriptional regulator, protein MKRTTLYLPEELDLLLSQLAQREGRSKAEPIREALERFAEARREEVLPSWVGVGESADPGYIDRDEEELLPLAERHRVRRALTLDRGHFLRFRPRGWEYLEVWP, encoded by the coding sequence ATGAAGCGGACCACCCTCTACTTGCCCGAGGAGCTGGATCTCCTCCTCTCCCAGCTGGCCCAGCGGGAGGGGCGGTCCAAGGCCGAACCGATCCGGGAAGCCCTGGAGCGCTTCGCCGAGGCCAGGAGGGAGGAGGTCCTTCCCTCGTGGGTGGGGGTGGGGGAGAGCGCGGACCCGGGCTACATCGACCGGGATGAGGAGGAGCTCCTTCCCTTGGCCGAGCGCCACCGGGTACGCCGGGCGCTGACCCTGGACCGCGGGCACTTTCTGCGCTTCCGGCCCAGGGGGTGGGAGTATCTGGAGGTATGGCCGTGA
- a CDS encoding type II toxin-antitoxin system HicA family toxin, whose translation MPPRPEEVARKLQRLGFTERMAKGGHRLYTHPDGRIVVVPFHSGELPKGTFRKILKQAGISEEEFQNL comes from the coding sequence ATGCCGCCTAGGCCGGAAGAGGTGGCCCGAAAGCTCCAGCGCCTGGGTTTCACGGAACGCATGGCCAAAGGCGGTCACCGCCTCTACACCCACCCCGATGGCCGGATCGTGGTGGTGCCCTTTCACAGCGGGGAGCTTCCCAAGGGCACTTTCCGCAAAATCCTGAAGCAAGCCGGCATCAGCGAAGAGGAGTTCCAGAACCTCTAG
- the lysW gene encoding lysine biosynthesis protein LysW: protein MVATCPECGAELALENPELGELVVCEDCGAELEVVGLSPLRLEAAPEEAEDWGE, encoded by the coding sequence ATGGTAGCCACTTGCCCGGAGTGCGGTGCGGAGCTTGCGCTGGAGAACCCGGAGCTGGGTGAGCTTGTGGTCTGCGAGGACTGCGGCGCGGAGCTGGAGGTGGTGGGGCTCAGCCCCTTGCGCCTGGAGGCGGCCCCGGAGGAAGCCGAGGACTGGGGCGAGTGA
- a CDS encoding paraquat-inducible protein A has product MEDLEITCPVCGEASLVLAEDLETLELGDVLECEACGAFLEVVSLDPLEVEVTEEGLEGFFVDCPRCGYTFEVSEEDQGQEVECPECGFRFVPDWSEVEEEDEEW; this is encoded by the coding sequence ATGGAGGACCTGGAGATCACCTGCCCGGTGTGCGGCGAGGCCAGCCTGGTGCTGGCCGAGGACCTGGAGACCCTGGAGCTGGGGGATGTGCTGGAGTGCGAGGCCTGCGGGGCCTTCCTGGAGGTGGTCTCCCTGGACCCTCTGGAGGTGGAGGTGACGGAGGAGGGCCTGGAGGGCTTCTTCGTGGACTGCCCCCGTTGCGGGTACACCTTTGAGGTCTCCGAGGAGGATCAGGGCCAAGAGGTAGAGTGCCCGGAGTGCGGCTTTCGCTTCGTTCCCGACTGGAGCGAGGTGGAGGAGGAGGACGAGGAATGGTAG